The genomic window TGGACAAGGTTTTTTCTGGCATTAAATTGCCACCATGTGTGTATGGTTTGTCAAAAAACCGCTCCATTATTGAAAATGCAAAATATCACTCCAGGAGCGATTATTTGTTAAATTTAGATATTAAAAATTTCTTTCCGAGCGTACATTTTGAAAAAGTAAAACAAATTTTCCAAGATATCGGTTTAGGAAAAATCTCATCTGATCTGTGTAAATTAACAACACTTAATTATGAGCTTCCACAGGGTACGCCAACAAGCCCATTCCTCGCAAGTCTTGCTTTAAACAACCTCGATTATCGGCTTACAAAGCTGGCTGAATCTAATCATCTTCTTTATACCCGATACTTTGATGATATCTGTTTTTCGGGAGACAGGCGAATTAAAGCACTGGAAGAAAGTATAAAAGGAATTATTAAAGAGGAAGGCTACCGTGTCAAAACATCAAAGAGGCAACTTTTTGAAAAAGGAGCTGTAAAAGAAATTAATGGTATCTTAATCACCGAAGGAAAATTATCGCTCAAAAGTACGGCCGATTTATTTGCATATCTGAATGAGCTAAAAAGTGAAGGCTTATCCCAATTAAAAAGCGACAACCCAGAAAAAGAGTGCCATTCACTCAGAGGCAAAATTTCTTTTTTAAAGCAAATAGACAGAAAAATGGCTTCAAGAATGGAGAACGTTTTTTGCTTGATAAAATGGTAACTTTAATTTCTCACCACGCACAAAAAAATAATAGAGAGGAAGATCCTCCAAGCCTAACATTTATTAATTAAATTTTTATATTCTGGATAATTTTCTTTAACTATTGTTTTCCACTCGGCAGTTTCATTTTTTCCACTTAGATCAGTCTTTCCGTACACAAGCAAAACATGGACAACCGGCATAATTTTATCTACTGCCACAATGCACCGATTTCCCGAGGACTTACGAGATTCTTTCGTGCCCGCAACTCGAAATTCGGTTTTGCAAATATCTATTTGTGCTGAACAGATGATTTTTTCGGCTATCTCTGTTTCAAAAAGAGAGTCCATTCTTTTGAACTCTTCTATAATAGCTCGCCAGGTGACATCCCAAGCGCTCTTGTACTTCTTTTTGAAGTTTTTTAGAAAATGCCGCTCGGCAAAATCTGCAACTTGCACCGAATAATTAGTAAACATGGTCCGGGTCTTCCTGAGTGATCAGTTCATACGGGATAATTTCGTCGGGCAAACAAATTTTATATGGTAGCTGGTTATGCGTAAAATTGACAATCTCCTGCGTTTTTTTGTCTTTCCATTTGCCAGCAATATCGCCGATTAAATTAATCTCGTCTTTTTCAAGTTCATTAAGTTTTTCTCGCTTTGATTCTTGGCTTTCGGATATTAAGATATATTCACCCTTCCGATTAATCAATATTCTGCCTTCTGATTCCAATTCATCTACAGCCCGGAAATACATATCAGGCACTGGGCCATATTGAAGACGGCGGTACTGCATACCGCTCATACTTTTTAGATTATCGTAGTACCAGGCAAAGTCCGCTAAGTACAACAATTTAGCCAATTTGGTTTTGGTAACTTGCCCGTCATTAGACACACCCCCACGCAAATACGCGAGGATCATATGCTTGTATTTTTCGTATTGCGGGATGGAAGAACACAATAATTCATTAACGCTAATACCAAACAGACCCGCCAGCTTTTCTGCTTCAGGTACGGCTAAATCACGCTTGCCCTGCTCGACGGCAATATATGACGCACGTGAAATTTTGAGGCGGTCGGCTATCTCTAACTGAGAAAGCCCCCTGTCTTTCCTGAGGGTTTTTATAAATGAGGCATATTGATTAGCCATGCGATTAGTATATCTCAAGGTGTCAAATTAGTCAACATTAAATGTTGGAATTTTTGACACTATTATGCTATAATAAAGAGCAGATAGGAAACAGTTTGCGGCCGTAACCTATCTGAGAAATATCTTTTTGCTTCTTTGGGATATTTCGGCTAAATCTGTATCAATAACTATGCAACATTATTGTAACAGACTTAGATCATTTAATAAATAAGGGGATAACTATAGTAAATTGGCTACATACATTCTAAGGAAGGACTCTCAACTTAAATACTATTGGATATTAAAGTCGGACAATAATCAAAAGATCATTTCGAGAAGTAGTGAATCTTATGAAACCCGTTCCGGTGCAAAAGATTCAATAGAATGGGTCCGAGTTAATGCGAAAGAGGCTGGCTTGAAAGACGAAGCGTAGATTAGAAAGAACGAGTCCGCAACTCGTTCTTTTTTAACTCTGTTTGAATCGTATGAGCACTAGTTGATATCTTCTTTTATTCTCGCAATAGTAAACTCATTTATGGCAAGCCACCTTAGAGAAACTTTATTTCCCGCATATTTATTTCGTAAGTGTCGGTTTATTTGTTCTAATGTAGATATTTTGTCTATATTAACATCATTCATTACTCTCCCATTCTCGTTAACTTCTTTATTTAAAAGAAGGAAGTCTAACTCTTCTTCATCCAGCATGTTCATTCTTGCTACTAGGTCAAGGAGGATTTGGTCTTTGTATATTTCTATTTGATCCATAAATTATTTCGAAAGAACATTGATTATAATGAGGCCAAGCACAAACACTCCGATAGCTGTCCATATACCCCAAGAAAGGGCAACGACACTTAACGCAATAACTATAAACCATTTTGTTTTCTTGCTCATTCCACCAGATTGGTTTATTTTGGT from Patescibacteria group bacterium includes these protein-coding regions:
- a CDS encoding reverse transcriptase family protein — protein: MKKIITHRKINKDISTLDQLVSILEIDKIIFSKILRTAPLLYKQIALSKKDGSYRNINAPRPDLKLIQRLILDKVFSGIKLPPCVYGLSKNRSIIENAKYHSRSDYLLNLDIKNFFPSVHFEKVKQIFQDIGLGKISSDLCKLTTLNYELPQGTPTSPFLASLALNNLDYRLTKLAESNHLLYTRYFDDICFSGDRRIKALEESIKGIIKEEGYRVKTSKRQLFEKGAVKEINGILITEGKLSLKSTADLFAYLNELKSEGLSQLKSDNPEKECHSLRGKISFLKQIDRKMASRMENVFCLIKW
- a CDS encoding DUF4065 domain-containing protein, translated to MANQYASFIKTLRKDRGLSQLEIADRLKISRASYIAVEQGKRDLAVPEAEKLAGLFGISVNELLCSSIPQYEKYKHMILAYLRGGVSNDGQVTKTKLAKLLYLADFAWYYDNLKSMSGMQYRRLQYGPVPDMYFRAVDELESEGRILINRKGEYILISESQESKREKLNELEKDEINLIGDIAGKWKDKKTQEIVNFTHNQLPYKICLPDEIIPYELITQEDPDHVY